The following proteins are co-located in the Paralichthys olivaceus isolate ysfri-2021 chromosome 10, ASM2471397v2, whole genome shotgun sequence genome:
- the galnt13 gene encoding polypeptide N-acetylgalactosaminyltransferase 13 isoform X5: MRRFVYCKVVLTTSLVWVLVDVFLLLYFSECNKCDDRKDRSLLPALRAVISRSHEGPGEMGKSVNIPKDEQEKMKELFKINQFNLMASDMIALNRSLPDVRLDGCKTKVYQDDLPNTSIVIVFHNEAWSTLLRTVHSVINRSPRHLLMEIVLVDDASERDFLKKKLENYVRALEVPVRILRMEQRSGLIRARLRGAAATKGQVITFLDAHCECTVGWLEPLLARIKEDRTAVVCPIIDVISDETFEYMAGSDMTYGGFNWKLNFRWYPVPQREMDRRKGDRTLPVRTPTMAGGLFSIDKTYFEEIGSYDPGMDIWGGENLEMSFRIWQCGGSLEIVTCSHVGHVFRKATPYSFPGGTGQVINKNNRRLAEVWMDDFKDFFYIISPGVMRVDYGDVSSRKALREALKCKPFSWYLENIYPDSQIPRRYYSLGEIRNVETNQCVDNMGRKENEKVGFFNCHGMGGNQVFSYTADKEIRTDDLCLDVSRLNGPVVMLKCHHMKGNQMFEYDAEVCGQ; encoded by the exons ATGCGACGGTTCGTCTACTGCAAGGTGGTGTTGACCACCTCTCTCGTGTGGGTGCTGGTGGACGTGTTCTTGCTGCTCTACTTCAGCGAGTGTAACAAGTGCGATGACAGGAAAGACCGCTCGTTACTCCCCGCCCTCCGAG CGGTGATATCTCGGAGCCACGAGGGTCCAGGCGAGATGGGCAAGTCAGTGAACATCCCCAAGGACGAGCAGGAGAAGATGAAGGAGCTCTTTAAGATTAACCAGTTCAATCTGATGGCCAGTGACATGATCGCACTGAACAGGAGTCTGCCGGATGTGAGGTTGGATGG CTGTAAGACGAAGGTGTACCAAGACGACCTGCCCAACACCAGCATCGTCATCGTGTTTCACAACGAGGCGTGGAGTACCCTGCTGCGCACCGTTCACAGTGTCATCAACCGCTCCCCCAGACACTTGCTCATGGAGATCGTGCTCGTGGACGATGCCAGTGAGCGAG ACTTCctgaagaagaagctggagaACTATGTGCGGGCTCTGGAGGTGCCCGTAAGGATCCTGAGAATGGAGCAGCGTTCGGGTCTAATCAGAGCCAGGTTGAGGGGGGCGGCCGCCACCAAAGGTCAGGTCATCACCTTCCTGGACGCTCACTGCGAGTGTACGGTGGGCTGGCTGGAGCCCCTGCTGGCCCGCATTAAAGAGGACAG GACAGCAGTGGTGTGCCCTATCATTGATGTCATCAGTGACGAGACGTTTGAATACATGGCAGGCTCAGATATGACTTATGGTGGATTCAACTGGAAGCTGAATTTCCGCTGGTACCCTGTTCCCCAGAGGGAGATGGATCGACGCAAGGGCGATAGAACGCTTCCTGTCAG GACTCCCACCATGGCAGGAGGGTTGTTCTCCATAGACAAAACATACTTTGAAGAAATAGGAAGCTATGATCCAGGGATGGATATCTGGGGGGGAGAGAACCTGGAAATGTCTTTCAGA ATTTGGCAGTGCGGGGGCTCTTTGGAAATTGTCACATGTTCCCACGTGGGCCATGTTTTCCGGAAGGCCACCCCATACAGCTTCCCTGGAGGCACAGGCCAAGTcatcaacaagaacaacaggCGCCTGGCCGAAGTCTGGATGGATGATTTCAAAGACTTCTTCTACATCATATCACCAG GAGTGATGCGGGTTGACTACGGAGACGTTTCTTCCCGTAAAGCCCTCCGCGAGGCCTTGAAGTGCAAACCGTTCTCCTGGTATCTAGAGAACATCTACCCAGACTCCCAGATCCCAAGAAGATACTACTCACTTGGTGAA ATCAGAAACGTTGAGACCAACCAGTGTGTGGACAACATGGGAAGAAAGGAGAACGAGAAAGTTGGCTTTTTCAACTGTCACGGTATGGGAGGCAACCAG GTGTTCTCATACACGGCGGATAAAGAAATTAGGACAGACGATCTCTGTCTGGACGTCTCCCGCCTCAACGGACCCGTCGTCATGCTCAAGTGTCACCACATGAAGGGAAATCAGATGTTCGAGTACGATGCTGAG
- the galnt13 gene encoding polypeptide N-acetylgalactosaminyltransferase 13 isoform X3, which produces MRRFVYCKVVLTTSLVWVLVDVFLLLYFSECNKCDDRKDRSLLPALRAVISRSHEGPGEMGKSVNIPKDEQEKMKELFKINQFNLMASDMIALNRSLPDVRLDGCKTKVYQDDLPNTSIVIVFHNEAWSTLLRTVHSVINRSPRHLLMEIVLVDDASERDFLKKKLENYVRALEVPVRILRMEQRSGLIRARLRGAAATKGQVITFLDAHCECTVGWLEPLLARIKEDRTAVVCPIIDVISDETFEYMAGSDMTYGGFNWKLNFRWYPVPQREMDRRKGDRTLPVRTPTMAGGLFSIDKTYFEEIGSYDPGMDIWGGENLEMSFRIWQCGGSLEIVTCSHVGHVFRKATPYSFPGGTGQVINKNNRRLAEVWMDDFKDFFYIISPGVMRVDYGDVSSRKALREALKCKPFSWYLENIYPDSQIPRRYYSLGEIRNVETNQCVDNMGRKENEKVGFFNCHGMGGNQVFSYTADKEIRTDDLCLDVSRLNGPVVMLKCHHMKGNQMFEYDAERLTLLHVNSNQCLDMPSEEDKMVPTLRDCNGSRSQQWLLRNMTLNV; this is translated from the exons ATGCGACGGTTCGTCTACTGCAAGGTGGTGTTGACCACCTCTCTCGTGTGGGTGCTGGTGGACGTGTTCTTGCTGCTCTACTTCAGCGAGTGTAACAAGTGCGATGACAGGAAAGACCGCTCGTTACTCCCCGCCCTCCGAG CGGTGATATCTCGGAGCCACGAGGGTCCAGGCGAGATGGGCAAGTCAGTGAACATCCCCAAGGACGAGCAGGAGAAGATGAAGGAGCTCTTTAAGATTAACCAGTTCAATCTGATGGCCAGTGACATGATCGCACTGAACAGGAGTCTGCCGGATGTGAGGTTGGATGG CTGTAAGACGAAGGTGTACCAAGACGACCTGCCCAACACCAGCATCGTCATCGTGTTTCACAACGAGGCGTGGAGTACCCTGCTGCGCACCGTTCACAGTGTCATCAACCGCTCCCCCAGACACTTGCTCATGGAGATCGTGCTCGTGGACGATGCCAGTGAGCGAG ACTTCctgaagaagaagctggagaACTATGTGCGGGCTCTGGAGGTGCCCGTAAGGATCCTGAGAATGGAGCAGCGTTCGGGTCTAATCAGAGCCAGGTTGAGGGGGGCGGCCGCCACCAAAGGTCAGGTCATCACCTTCCTGGACGCTCACTGCGAGTGTACGGTGGGCTGGCTGGAGCCCCTGCTGGCCCGCATTAAAGAGGACAG GACAGCAGTGGTGTGCCCTATCATTGATGTCATCAGTGACGAGACGTTTGAATACATGGCAGGCTCAGATATGACTTATGGTGGATTCAACTGGAAGCTGAATTTCCGCTGGTACCCTGTTCCCCAGAGGGAGATGGATCGACGCAAGGGCGATAGAACGCTTCCTGTCAG GACTCCCACCATGGCAGGAGGGTTGTTCTCCATAGACAAAACATACTTTGAAGAAATAGGAAGCTATGATCCAGGGATGGATATCTGGGGGGGAGAGAACCTGGAAATGTCTTTCAGA ATTTGGCAGTGCGGGGGCTCTTTGGAAATTGTCACATGTTCCCACGTGGGCCATGTTTTCCGGAAGGCCACCCCATACAGCTTCCCTGGAGGCACAGGCCAAGTcatcaacaagaacaacaggCGCCTGGCCGAAGTCTGGATGGATGATTTCAAAGACTTCTTCTACATCATATCACCAG GAGTGATGCGGGTTGACTACGGAGACGTTTCTTCCCGTAAAGCCCTCCGCGAGGCCTTGAAGTGCAAACCGTTCTCCTGGTATCTAGAGAACATCTACCCAGACTCCCAGATCCCAAGAAGATACTACTCACTTGGTGAA ATCAGAAACGTTGAGACCAACCAGTGTGTGGACAACATGGGAAGAAAGGAGAACGAGAAAGTTGGCTTTTTCAACTGTCACGGTATGGGAGGCAACCAG GTGTTCTCATACACGGCGGATAAAGAAATTAGGACAGACGATCTCTGTCTGGACGTCTCCCGCCTCAACGGACCCGTCGTCATGCTCAAGTGTCACCACATGAAGGGAAATCAGATGTTCGAGTACGATGCTGAG